ataaactattgttatttagaaagtcgcATAACTGATCGgagactgctttctcaaggatacagggaaggttagatatataggtctatagttggctaaaacccctggatcaagagtgggctttttaaaaagtggtttaattacaAATACTTTTTACAAAGGaatgtggtacatagcctgttaataaagacagattgatcatatccagtaaagaggtgctaactaagggtaaaacgtatttaagcagcctagttggaatggggtctaagagacaggttgatggttaagattaattaatcatcaaagttagttgaagaaggtcgatacgagcaaagcagtcaaaatatatatcaggttttacagttgtttctaaggttcctgtgtttgaagataagtcggaACCGGTTGAAGGTAGGACTTGATGATTTTtgtctctaatagttaaaattttaatttgattattatCATGAAGTCGTTACCACTGAGggttataggaatacatggttcaatagagctatgactctctgtcagcctggctacagtgctgaaaagaaacctggggttgtttttattttcctctattaatgatgagtagtaagctgctctgacattatggagggccttcttgtatgttttaagactatcttgccagactaaaccagattcttccaggttgtcggaatgccatttccttccaagttttcgtgatgtttgctttaatttgcgggttggggggttataccatggagctaaccttctttgttttgttatctTCTTTGTTAGAGGagtgatagaatcgagtgtcgttcgcagtgagcctacAGCGCTATCAACTATATATAActagacataacattgaattaaatgcagatgggattgcttgcttgaatctagccacagcaatatcaggtagacatctagagtaagactttttgcctaatggtgtgtagtccagtaatagcagttcaaaagttatcaagtaatggtccgataaagactattaaatgttcagtttcaatgccatataccagaacagtgagtggcttcatgtacactctgacaaaataatgagataaacgcagtactaaggctatcattatcaatgtccacatgaatattaaaatcatctacaataattactttatctgttttaaggactaaacatGATAAAagctctgagaattcagataaaaattcagaattaGGACCAGGAGcatggtacactataacaaatagaatttgctgtcgtgttttccaggttgggtgtgaaagactaagaacaaggctttcgaatgagttataatttagtttaggtttagggttgattaataggctcgAGTTGAaaatggctgcaactccacctcctcggcctgtgcctcgaggaatattatattaatataatattatagtatTTGTATGACTCGGCatagtggattcatttaggctaacattttcttcatgacccagcaaGGGTCAGcctttttgtttaggtttttaggtataactcctcttctgacaACGTTTGggtttattaatttaagtggtcgggggcagacaccgtcactaaggtgTTTTGGGTGGGTAtttgctctggaagcgcagagaagcacgtaggactgcaactctgcctcctggtctcaactctgagttgttaTGGtataggtccactaataaaatctgtcagatttctggctatgagagctgctccatccaaagtgggatgaatgccatctctcctaatcagaccaggtcttccccagaaagtccgccaattatcttcaaagcccacatcgtttgctggacaccacctcgacagccagcggtggaatgaagacatgtggctaaacatgtcatcactggtcaggtttggcaggggcccagagaaaactacagagtctgacactgtctttgcatatgtacacacatactcaacattaacttgattggcgtaatcgggagtcgttactgccaacgtgaataacaatcttactgtatttacgtttatccttagccagcggTTTTAACTACAGCAGCTTATGATCGAGTTCTCATGGTGCGGAACCGCATTTCCAATGTGCTAAGCAGAGGCCTTAGTGTCATTTGATGTGGTGAAGTGAATtctattatttttgattaatgcTTCAAACTCTTTGTTTAAGAATTCCTATCCATGGTCTGTTTGTAATTTATGGGGTATTCTACCTTCatctaaaacatctttaaaggtCGATGAGACACATCTACCACTTTAATTTTTCAAACACCGAATCCCACTAGATCTAGCTGGAACTGAATCATAGACCTCAAGGTCTGTTTCTACACAGTGGGTCTCTCCAGACACAGATCCATCCCATTATGCTGTGTACACACCTTTCGAGATAGCTCTTTAcaaattttgtttctgaaatgatcCCAGTCtctggtaaaaaaacaaaaaacaaatgtgtggtgTAGTTCCATGAAGAAACATTTCATCAGATATGTTACTGAGGCATGTGGGGAGCAGAGGCTGTGAGATATGTTTTCCGATAACATTCTGGGACCAAGCGTGTTGGGATGAATACCATCTCTCTTTAAAAAAGTTTCTCTGCTCCCAGAAGAGGTTAAAATTGTCACTAAAAACTAAGTTGTGAATTTTACTCACAGaggacaacaacaataacaaatgtcAGTCCTCAAAGGGGCAATATAGAGCTATTCAGAGCCTTTCCATGACTACAGTAGTAAATAAACATGTCTGTGGAGGGATGTGTACTGCTGTACTTACTCACTGTACAGTGCTGGGTGAAGAAATCCACCTCCCCATTTCTGCTATTTGGATGGTAATCAGTTAAGGTGTCTGGTCTAGGTCCAGCACCTAATTGAAAATGAGGGGGTGCCCCTTGTTTCAATCTACAGAACATGACTAAATAAGGATATGAGGAGGGGGTATATTTAGACCTGTAATGACTGTATGAGGACAAAAGGAGAGGGTCTTATAAATAGACTATCTAAGTGTGCATTGTACCCTAGTATAGTCTGAAGAGACTGTATTCCATATATTGTTCTGCTTAACAATAAAGTCTTGAGTTGGACTCAAGCGGGTTCAGTGTTCTTTGTCTTTATAATCATCACAACTGAAAAAATGCCATTCATGTATGTAGTCTTATTTGACTTTCTATATTCTATACAGGATATTATATAGcgcttttttttaatttagtgaataacatcaaaataattttaaattgcaACCCACCATACTCTGTAATTGTATCATGTgtcttgttatttttcaaaaatataaaactttctATGTACTACATTGTGTTCATTCTTATGGGAATTTTACTACAACCCAtttccctttgttttgtttcagaatGCTTATTGTAttcaattaatttcagtttaatAACCACACAGTCAACCTTGTGGAATTTGATACCTATAAAGCATGTGAGAGTCTGGATACTACAGCCACAATATAAATAACAGAAGTGCTGTTGTGTTGCACTTCTTACTATTACAAAGTAAAAGGTTTCCTGAGACAAAAGACTTAATTATGAATTAATATGTGCATCATCTTTGTTAATTCACATCTTAATGGATGAAACTTGATGATGCCAAGAAACAGTACATAGTGCTTATGATAAAATGACAACAGCAACAGAATAAAGAATACACACAGCAGTACAAAACAACACCCTTGTGTCTAATCACAAGCTGAATGTGTGAGACAGGACTTCCCATGAGAGCTACAGACAGTCCAGGAACTGAAAAGACACAGGTTTGATAACTGCGGCAGCCAGCAAGTGTCATAATACAGCTACGTTTTAGTAGCAACGCTAATAATTATGATCACTGTtacttaaaaaattaaaacattcttCACAGGTTATGTGGAGCTGACATTGAGCAgatttacacacaaaatgcatttcatcCATCTCtttatgttcatattttcaCTATTTGGATTCATGAATTCACTCAATGAACCACATGTTTAAATTTAACAAGCAGATCGTATTTCAGTCACTTCACAGCCtctctacagtatgttgacCTCACTGGAACCAGGCTGCAGAATCTTAAACGTAACAATTTGAGTAATAGCTTTTTTAAACCAGGGGTAGAACAAGGCATAGATCACAGGGTTTAGACAGGAGTTAAAATAGAACAGATAGATCACATCAGATATAGATGAAGCATTGAGCGCATTGTCAACTGCAAAAGAGACACAGTAATATGGGCAGAAACatattagaaacacaaacacaagaacacCAAGAGTCCTGGCTGCTTTCAGCTCAGATTTCTTTGCCTTCAGAGTCACTGAACGCTGGAGTGTGACAGCTGTAATGTGAGAGCGCATGGCACGAGCCTGAGACACAGCCACAGCAAATACTCTCATATACAGAACTATGATGACAGTAATGGGAGCAATAAAGGTTACAACAAGGTCAACAGCTCCTGCAACATAGTCAATAACAATCACACACTCTCCATAGCAGGAATTATACCTGTCTGGTTGAGTCAGGTTGTCTTTTAAAAAGAGACTGCTGtagaaaacagaacagagccaacacagacaaacacagactttGACTCTTGTCACAGTGATTCTTGTGGGGTAATGCAGAGGGTCACAAATAGCCACATATCGGTCGACTGAGATGAGCACTTTGTCTCCTACTGAGACAGAGGGAATGATGAAGGACACATAATTATACAGAGAACACACAAGGTCACCAAGAAACCAGCAGGATGTTTTTCGGAGGATTTCTCCCGGCATCAGCAGGAGGCCCACGAGAAAGTctgagacagccagagagaggaggaggatgttggTGGGTGTGTGGAGCTGcctggagggaaagagaaaaataacattacacATAGAATCATACAATTGTGGAAAATGGGAAAAGTAGCTAgctaaaagtacatttttcatatttataaaactgaataactgaaggctctgctGAGAAATTGATGTCTGCCTGAAGTGGGAGACTGAGATGATGACAAGCAGGTTGAGAGCAACAGtgagcagagagatggaggacagaAGAGTGTGCAGAAATACAACTTCGGACCAAGGAAGTGTCGGCTTCCTGCAGGAGGTGTTGAGGAGTTGTGGAAAGCAGAGCTCTGCTCCGTCATCAACCTCCATCAGACAGTGAAGGAGGAAAGGTGAAGCTGCAGCTCTGGCAGATTCTGACCAAAACTCTTTATCATCCAAGTGATTTATCTCTTTCTGACATTCAGTttgtccctcctctcctctcgctcTCAGTCTCTGTTGGATACTGAtgttcctcctctcttgttctTCATATCACACCATCATCTTCTTCACCACTTTCTCTCCAATTCTCCCTCTGTATCACTCTCCTATACTACCTGTTATTCTCCactcttgtttcttttcatttgttagACAACCTGCAGAGGAAAGTCATTCTGGTATCCATAATCTCATTCATTCTGTCACCACCCAAAAGCCAATATGACCATATTAACTGTTAAATCGAGAGCTTTCATATTTATACCGTCTTCATACTCCCTCTTCGTCACGACAGTCCAGTACAATGCCCATAACACAGCTGATGTTTCGCCAACCCAACTATTGATCTCACAATCCATCACTTGAGGCTAAAACTCATTCCCAACCCAAAGGTGGCAATCCAACATTTTCCGATAGATTATCATGGCCTCATACTTGGAGGTGCTGACTCTCATCTCAGATGCAAACCACCCCAGTGTTTGCTGAAGGTCACAGGCCAATAAAGTCAGCAGaactatcagaatcagaatcagtatcagaaatactttattgatctccgaggggaaactcttttgttacagctgctcactatcacgtcaatgcacacaggaatggaagtactaagcaaatcaaaatatagtACACTAtcatacaggtaagataaattaagtacatagtggatataagtataaaagctaaaataagtgtaagtacccaaagtggatttagaggttgataagtatataCGGTAtattacaatgtaataatataagtagtaagtaatagtgcaataatgagtactctCAAGTTAAGTGttgcagattaaccagattattagatggtagatattgcacagcagtaatagaagtatgaataaatatcaataaatagggaattttaaactgaaaatagagTATAGAGGATGTCCCACAGGAAATGGGAAATGCTCCTGCAGATTTCCGAGTTGAAGACCTCACAAACAGTGGTTCAGGTCCACCCTCACCATCCCACCATCTCATTAAACTCACTTACTAGGTGGTGATCAGTTGCCAGCTCTGTTCCTTTCTAAACTCAAGAGTCTAATGCTGCCTTCTAATGATCACTTGTAATGATAAGAAATTTGTTCTTCGGTCACCGCGAGGTAGGGCACAGCAGCCGGCTCAGAGCACTTGCTGAGGTAAAGTACATTGCAGGAAGCTATTCATCATGTTTCTAGAGACCGTTCTGTGTACGATGCATTTGAGTTTATCTCAGAAGAAGGCCCTGGCAATATCCATTCTGACCAGACGGTGACTAAAAAAATAGCGATCAAGAAGAGTTTGCGTGCATGAaacgttgttgttgttgttgctatgCAAAAGGCGAATTCAACTTGGTCAGAGAGCTAAGGATCCATGACAAGGGGTTCCAATCATACTTCAGGTTGAACAAGAACCTGTTTGATGTTCTCCTGGAAAAGATTAAATCTCTCATCTAAAAAATGGACATTGGAATCTGCCATCTGTCAAAGGTAGGCTAGTGTTTGGGTAGTGTCCCGCCTAAACTCtgtttacccacctttttatTTGTGGAACTGAGTATCTACCTGTTCAAGatggtgaatgaatgaattcgGCCTAATTGATTTCTTTGACAATTAAAATACATAACGTTAGCTTACAACTACATAGAAGTCATTgtttatttacagatttatgGTTGAAATTCATTGTATAGTTTATAGTATCACATTGATGGAAGTTGGTAATTTGTAATTATTGGTGTCActgagatctgggcggcagtcgaaggcaggggcttcggcgaccagatctccggacacagaaactggctctagggacatggaatgtcacttcgctgggggggaaggagcctgagcttgtgcgggaggttgagcgttaccggctagatatagtcggcctcgcctccacgcacagcctgggctctggaacccgtctcctcgagaggggctggacgctccatttctctggcgttgcctgcggggagaggcggcgggctggtgtgggcctgctcatagccccacagctcagccgtcacgtgttggagtttac
This Siniperca chuatsi isolate FFG_IHB_CAS linkage group LG12, ASM2008510v1, whole genome shotgun sequence DNA region includes the following protein-coding sequences:
- the LOC122885944 gene encoding trace amine-associated receptor 13c-like isoform X1 codes for the protein MEVDDGAELCFPQLLNTSCRKPTLPWSEVVFLHTLLSSISLLTVALNLLVIISVSHFRQLHTPTNILLLSLAVSDFLVGLLLMPGEILRKTSCWFLGDLVCSLYNYVSFIIPSVSVGDKVLISVDRYVAICDPLHYPTRITVTRVKVCVCLCWLCSVFYSSLFLKDNLTQPDRYNSCYGECVIVIDYVAGAVDLVVTFIAPITVIIVLYMRVFAVAVSQARAMRSHITAVTLQRSVTLKAKKSELKAARTLGVLVFVFLICFCPYYCVSFAVDNALNASSISDVIYLFYFNSCLNPVIYALFYPWFKKAITQIVTFKILQPGSSEVNIL
- the LOC122885944 gene encoding trace amine-associated receptor 13c-like isoform X2, producing the protein MEVDDGAELCFPQLLNTSCRKPTLPWQLHTPTNILLLSLAVSDFLVGLLLMPGEILRKTSCWFLGDLVCSLYNYVSFIIPSVSVGDKVLISVDRYVAICDPLHYPTRITVTRVKVCVCLCWLCSVFYSSLFLKDNLTQPDRYNSCYGECVIVIDYVAGAVDLVVTFIAPITVIIVLYMRVFAVAVSQARAMRSHITAVTLQRSVTLKAKKSELKAARTLGVLVFVFLICFCPYYCVSFAVDNALNASSISDVIYLFYFNSCLNPVIYALFYPWFKKAITQIVTFKILQPGSSEVNIL
- the LOC122885944 gene encoding trace amine-associated receptor 13c-like isoform X3 yields the protein MQLHTPTNILLLSLAVSDFLVGLLLMPGEILRKTSCWFLGDLVCSLYNYVSFIIPSVSVGDKVLISVDRYVAICDPLHYPTRITVTRVKVCVCLCWLCSVFYSSLFLKDNLTQPDRYNSCYGECVIVIDYVAGAVDLVVTFIAPITVIIVLYMRVFAVAVSQARAMRSHITAVTLQRSVTLKAKKSELKAARTLGVLVFVFLICFCPYYCVSFAVDNALNASSISDVIYLFYFNSCLNPVIYALFYPWFKKAITQIVTFKILQPGSSEVNIL